The following are encoded in a window of Deinococcus misasensis DSM 22328 genomic DNA:
- a CDS encoding aldo/keto reductase, whose product MHQTGNIKTDSVIHASNSGTFAIGKTLQVFRLGFGAMRLTGKGVWGEPQDPENALRVLRHALDLGIDFIDTAEAYGPGVSEEQIFKALHPYPRGLVIATKGGHTRQGPDQWTALGRPEYLRQNVEMSLRRLKVDTIDLWQLHRIDPKVPRDEQFGAIKEMQQEGKIRFFGLSEVSIEEIEAAQQVLEVVTVQNRYNLLDRKSEAVLRYCEAHNIGFIPWHPLNVGNLAGAGGVLDEIAQRLQATPSQVALAWLLKRSRVMLPIPGTSSIQHLEENMAAASLELTVQDMEALEKLA is encoded by the coding sequence ATGCATCAGACAGGAAACATCAAAACAGATTCGGTGATCCACGCCTCCAACAGTGGCACCTTTGCGATTGGAAAAACCTTGCAGGTGTTCCGCCTTGGGTTTGGAGCGATGCGCCTGACCGGAAAAGGGGTGTGGGGCGAGCCCCAAGACCCCGAGAACGCCCTGAGGGTGTTGCGCCACGCTCTGGATCTGGGCATTGATTTCATCGATACCGCAGAAGCTTACGGTCCGGGGGTTTCGGAGGAACAGATTTTCAAAGCCCTGCATCCCTACCCCAGAGGTCTGGTCATTGCCACCAAAGGGGGCCACACCCGTCAGGGACCGGACCAGTGGACCGCTCTGGGCCGTCCCGAGTACCTCAGGCAGAACGTGGAAATGAGCCTCAGGCGTCTGAAAGTGGACACCATCGACCTGTGGCAACTGCACCGCATCGATCCGAAAGTGCCCAGAGACGAGCAGTTCGGGGCCATCAAAGAAATGCAGCAGGAAGGCAAAATCCGCTTTTTTGGTTTGTCTGAAGTCAGCATCGAGGAGATCGAGGCGGCCCAGCAGGTGCTGGAAGTGGTGACGGTGCAGAACCGCTACAACCTGCTGGACCGCAAATCTGAAGCGGTGTTGCGTTACTGCGAAGCGCACAACATCGGGTTCATTCCGTGGCATCCCCTGAATGTGGGGAACCTTGCCGGGGCAGGAGGGGTGCTCGACGAGATCGCCCAGAGGTTGCAGGCCACGCCGTCACAGGTGGCTCTGGCATGGCTCCTCAAGCGCTCACGGGTGATGCTGCCCATTCCGGGCACCTCCAGCATCCAACATCTGGAGGAAAACATGGCCGCAGCCAGCCTTGAATTGACTGTGCAGGACATGGAAGCTC